The stretch of DNA CCGCTCTTGCCGCTGCGCGCGCCGCCCAGAACAAGAAGCGATGACGGAATCGCCCGGGCCCTCCCTCGAAGACCGGTTGAGACGTGAGGCGCCCGGGCAGGTCTCCTGGCTCTCGGATCGTCCTACTCCCCGCGCCTTCCCGGCCGACTCGGCCAGTGGCATCGCGTGCGGGTTTCGTCCCCGATTACAGTGACGGGGTCGCGGCGGCTTCGCACCGCCTTCCCTGGGCCCTCGCGGGCACCCTGGGCACGAACGACGCCGAGACGTTAGCAGAATCCCCGCGCGCTTTCAATGCGGGCTGCGCGCGATGTGGTAGAGTGCAGCGCATCCCAATCCTCAGGAGGCACCATGGGCATGGATCGGCGGGACTTCCTCAAGCTCAGCACCGCTCTCACCTTCACCCTCGCCACCGAGCGCGCCTGGGCCCAGACCGCGAAGGTCGAGGTGCACTGGCTCGGCCAGGCGACGACCAGGCTCACGACGCTCACCGGCAAGGTGATCGTGATCGACCCGTTCCTCACGCACAACCCCAAGACGCCTCAGCAGTACAAGAACCTCGACGCGCTCGGCAAGGTCGACGTGATCCTCGTGACCCATGGCCACGCCGACCATGCCGGCAACCTCGGCCGCACCGACGGATCGAGCGACACGGCGGAGCTGGCCAAGCGGACGGGCGCCAAGGTCCTCGGGCCGGCCGGTCTCATCGCCACCATGATCGATCTGGGATGGGTGAGCTCCGAGCAGGGCGTTCGCTTCGGCAAGGGCGGCACGGTGACACCGCTGGGACCGCAGATCAAGATCACCCAGGTACGCGCCGAGCACTCGTCGGAGGTCACGATCACCGACCCCGCCACCAAGAAGAGCACGACCTATCCTGGCGGGGAGCCGGCGGGATTCATCATCGAGTTCGAGAACGGCTTCAAGCTCTATCACATGGGCGACACGGGGCTGTTCGGTGACATGCGGCTCATCGGCGAGTACTACAAGCCCGACCTGATCATGATCCCGATCGGCGGCCATTTCGTCATGGACCCGCGGGCCGCGGCTTACGCGACGAGGGAGATGCTCAAGCCGCGCTACGCGATCCCGTTCCACTACGGCACGTTCCCGGTGCTCAGGGGCACGCCGCAGGAGTACCAGCAGTTCCTCGGGCAGACGACGACGCAGGTCTTCCCGATCAGCCCCGGGGACAAGCTCACGTTCTAGCGGGCGGGCTCTCGTCACCGGCCGCGCAGGCGCTCGATCTGGCGGCGCTCGCGCTTGGTAGGCCGGCCGGCGCCCGCGGGCCGGTAGGGCGGCGGCGCGTGGCGGAGGCGCGGCGGCGCCGGCGGCGTGAGGTCGGAGTAGAGCGCGCGCGCCTCGCCGGCGGGGCCTCTGCGCTCGCTGAGCGCCACGACCCGCGCCAGACGCCGTCCGCCCGGCAGCGTGACCTTGATGAAATCGCCGGGGCGTACCAGCTTGGCCGGCTTGGCCCCATCGTCGTTGACGTCCACCTTGCCTCCGGCGCACGCGGCCGCGGCCAGGCTGCGCGTCTTGAAGAAGCGCGCGGCCCACAGCCACCTGTCCACGCGCATCGAGGGCGGGGCATCCGCCATGCCGTGACGGTATCATAGGCCCCGTCGTGACCACGCGGCCGGCGATCCCGGCTTCCTCGACGCGAGCACCGCGCTCGCCGGGCACAGCGAACGGCTGGCCCGCGAATTGCGCCCGCCGCTGGTAACGACGGTGCCGGCCGACGAGAATGAAACGACGGGCCTGGGCGTCAAAGCCCGTGGTATGCGTCCATGAGGAGAGCTATGCGGACTGACCGGTTCCTGATGACCGCGGTGCTCGTGGCGGTGGCGGTGACGGCCTGGGCGGCGGAGCGCGTCGTCGTCGAGGACTGGCTGAAGCACCCCGTGGGCGCCAAAGGGATCCCGCCCGGCTGGAAGGGGCAGAACTGGGGGAGCCCGGCCTACGACTTCGCCGTCGTGGAGAACGACGGTAACAAAGTGCTGCACCTCAAGAGCCGGGACGAGGGCTCGACGATCAGTAAGGAGATCAAGGGCAAGGTCAACCTGAAGGAGACGCCGATCCTCGAGTGGAAGTGGAAGGTCGTGACGCTGCCCCAGGGCGGCGGATCCTGCAACAAGACGACCGACGACCAGGCCGCCCAGGTCTACCTCACGTGGCCGCGCTTCCCCGAGCAGCTCCGCTCCCGGATCATCGGCTACGTGTGGG from Candidatus Methylomirabilota bacterium encodes:
- a CDS encoding metal-dependent hydrolase, which translates into the protein MDRRDFLKLSTALTFTLATERAWAQTAKVEVHWLGQATTRLTTLTGKVIVIDPFLTHNPKTPQQYKNLDALGKVDVILVTHGHADHAGNLGRTDGSSDTAELAKRTGAKVLGPAGLIATMIDLGWVSSEQGVRFGKGGTVTPLGPQIKITQVRAEHSSEVTITDPATKKSTTYPGGEPAGFIIEFENGFKLYHMGDTGLFGDMRLIGEYYKPDLIMIPIGGHFVMDPRAAAYATREMLKPRYAIPFHYGTFPVLRGTPQEYQQFLGQTTTQVFPISPGDKLTF
- a CDS encoding RNA-binding S4 domain-containing protein; the protein is MADAPPSMRVDRWLWAARFFKTRSLAAAACAGGKVDVNDDGAKPAKLVRPGDFIKVTLPGGRRLARVVALSERRGPAGEARALYSDLTPPAPPRLRHAPPPYRPAGAGRPTKRERRQIERLRGR
- a CDS encoding DUF3047 domain-containing protein, with the translated sequence MRTDRFLMTAVLVAVAVTAWAAERVVVEDWLKHPVGAKGIPPGWKGQNWGSPAYDFAVVENDGNKVLHLKSRDEGSTISKEIKGKVNLKETPILEWKWKVVTLPQGGGSCNKTTDDQAAQVYLTWPRFPEQLRSRIIGYVWDTTVPAGTICKSEKTGTVTYVVLRSGRTDLGKWVTEQRNVRDDFKKIYGEEPENPAAVSLSIDSNDTHSTAEVFVGPIVFRKP